A single window of Rubripirellula lacrimiformis DNA harbors:
- a CDS encoding SGNH/GDSL hydrolase family protein has translation MNDWTQRSLLFLALIAGIHASSFPASAPGQQAATKPIKPKVVCFGDSITKRGYGEILANILDVEAINAGVGGNSTAKALRRLSKDVLAHKPDVVVIFFGTNDLRADADHVYVPVLKYKANLETMIDQCQHQGARVVLCTLPPIEHAAFFTRHQRGPFDAAGGLSKLIQTYRDAARQVASEKKVTLVDLNTLLAQQPEWLSNDGVHPSKEGNTIIAKHIAKAVAPMVANPAPESTGAESTGAESTDLESTGADSPR, from the coding sequence ATGAATGACTGGACACAACGTTCCCTGCTATTCCTGGCCCTTATTGCTGGTATCCACGCATCCAGCTTTCCGGCGTCCGCACCCGGGCAACAGGCAGCGACGAAACCGATCAAACCCAAAGTGGTCTGCTTTGGCGACAGCATTACCAAGCGTGGCTACGGCGAAATTCTGGCAAACATATTGGACGTCGAAGCGATCAATGCCGGCGTCGGTGGCAATTCGACGGCAAAGGCCCTACGCCGACTATCAAAAGACGTTCTGGCGCACAAACCCGATGTCGTCGTGATCTTCTTCGGTACGAACGACTTGCGGGCGGACGCCGACCACGTCTACGTGCCTGTTTTGAAATACAAAGCCAATCTAGAAACGATGATCGACCAATGCCAACATCAGGGGGCACGCGTCGTCTTATGCACTCTGCCGCCAATCGAGCACGCCGCATTCTTCACTCGGCATCAACGTGGTCCGTTCGATGCAGCCGGTGGGCTGTCCAAGCTGATTCAAACCTACCGTGATGCGGCACGACAAGTCGCGAGCGAAAAAAAGGTCACGCTTGTCGACCTCAATACACTCCTTGCCCAGCAACCAGAATGGCTCAGCAACGACGGCGTGCATCCTAGCAAAGAAGGCAACACAATCATCGCAAAGCATATCGCCAAGGCGGTCGCCCCCATGGTTGCAAACCCCGCCCCTGAATCAACCGGCGCTGAATCAACCGGCGCTGAATCAACCGACCTTGAATCAACCGGCGCCGATTCCCCCAGGTGA
- a CDS encoding haloacid dehalogenase type II, protein MMTKYAAVTITVFALAISGDRASAQISDAPSHQQQSPNVMPRPKIIILDVNETLLDLAPLKTSIGKVLDGREDLLPLWFSMMLHYSLVETVSENYHGFGEIGTAALMMVAETQGIPLSEEAAKAAIVTPLRSLPPHPDVIDALTKLKADGFRIVSLTNSSSEGAETQLRNAGLTELIDKQYSVEGVKKFKPHPAPYLMVLKDLGAKPEDVLMVAAHAWDLAGAKNVGLQTAFVARPGKTLYPNVARPDLVVSDLTELVAALRKSAPDGGSAQ, encoded by the coding sequence ATGATGACGAAGTATGCGGCTGTGACGATCACCGTTTTCGCACTCGCAATCTCTGGCGACCGAGCCAGTGCACAGATTTCCGACGCACCCTCGCACCAACAACAATCTCCGAACGTCATGCCGCGTCCCAAAATCATCATCCTGGATGTCAACGAAACCTTACTGGACCTTGCCCCGCTGAAGACTTCTATCGGGAAGGTCTTGGATGGCAGAGAGGATCTGTTGCCACTTTGGTTTTCGATGATGCTGCACTACTCGCTGGTCGAAACGGTTAGCGAGAACTACCACGGATTCGGGGAAATCGGCACCGCTGCACTGATGATGGTGGCCGAGACGCAGGGAATCCCGCTTTCAGAAGAGGCTGCGAAAGCCGCAATCGTGACGCCACTGCGATCGCTCCCACCACATCCGGACGTGATCGATGCGTTGACGAAGCTGAAGGCTGACGGGTTTCGGATCGTCAGTCTGACGAACTCATCATCCGAAGGTGCCGAAACCCAGCTTCGAAACGCCGGACTGACCGAGTTGATCGACAAACAATACAGCGTTGAGGGCGTCAAGAAGTTCAAACCGCACCCAGCACCTTACCTGATGGTGCTGAAGGATCTTGGTGCAAAACCAGAGGATGTGTTGATGGTCGCGGCCCACGCATGGGATTTGGCCGGTGCCAAGAACGTCGGATTGCAAACGGCCTTCGTCGCTCGTCCCGGCAAGACACTCTATCCGAACGTCGCCAGGCCAGACCTTGTCGTCAGCGACTTGACCGAACTGGTTGCTGCGCTACGAAAGTCTGCACCCGATGGCGGTTCGGCCCAGTAG
- a CDS encoding DUF6250 domain-containing protein: MKYVLVVLIAILPAVSTVADERPRSEARAKPMVHPGLLHSRPELNFIQQKIQTGQQPWKSAWDQLQSAEVASLDYSPSPTAGVVRGVRNNPNIGSSDMSRDAAAAYAHALQWSLTQNAAHAKKAIEILNAWADTLESVSGHDAKLLVGMDGVAFCNAAELIRHTSTQWRAEDQKTFERMLRQVFYPVIKDFFPTANGNWDASMIQTMIAMGIYLDDHAMFDRAADYFLQGSGNGAIENYLNEWGQCQESGRDQSHVQMGLGFLACACEMAWKQGVDLYAAADNRLAMGFEYTAKYNLGDDVPYQRYRSVGDRYDYPAISSKGRGRFRPIYQRVVHHYHDRMGMDMPSSLRVADQERPEGSHRQHMSWGTLTSFGLPEEKNATQKNATEDKDAPGGISPPKDAATNNPAFDESTSRSDFPVVLGHGVGRFKVGTRMARDHFETLDNWVVQIQPRSGFAPAKVMATGHSLDCQLPGRGCTVWFKQKLPTRVAITYDVLCPTSKPAIRGQQPRDINNFWMATDPLDRDLGLFDSDQYTGKFSTYDKLHGYYASTGGGGSVANLTTRMRRYPREVDGKPSDHLALNDKDGKPGYLITPDKVMSVQLVAFDDVIQYVVDGKLIYQIAAGDPVQIEGRDSQGKPTVRQANYDVDRFPVYRQGYFGFRMVGTHHIYTNFQVFHLEPADGTKTKPAGAPAAVKQ; encoded by the coding sequence ATGAAATACGTCCTTGTTGTTCTGATCGCGATTCTTCCCGCAGTTTCGACGGTAGCCGACGAACGTCCAAGATCGGAGGCGAGGGCCAAGCCGATGGTTCATCCCGGACTGCTCCACAGTCGCCCCGAGCTGAATTTCATCCAACAGAAGATTCAGACCGGCCAACAGCCCTGGAAGTCGGCGTGGGATCAGCTGCAATCGGCCGAGGTCGCTTCGTTGGACTATTCCCCATCGCCGACAGCCGGGGTTGTACGCGGAGTTCGAAACAATCCGAACATCGGCAGTTCGGATATGTCCCGCGACGCAGCGGCTGCTTACGCCCATGCTTTGCAGTGGAGCCTGACGCAGAATGCGGCGCACGCAAAGAAGGCGATCGAAATCCTGAACGCCTGGGCAGACACGCTCGAGTCCGTTTCCGGTCACGATGCGAAACTGTTGGTCGGGATGGACGGAGTCGCGTTTTGCAACGCGGCTGAGCTGATTCGGCACACCAGCACCCAGTGGCGGGCCGAGGATCAGAAAACGTTCGAGCGAATGCTCCGTCAGGTCTTCTACCCTGTGATCAAGGACTTCTTTCCCACCGCCAACGGCAACTGGGACGCATCCATGATCCAAACCATGATCGCGATGGGAATCTATCTGGACGATCACGCGATGTTCGACCGCGCGGCGGATTACTTCTTGCAGGGTTCAGGCAACGGGGCAATTGAAAACTATTTGAACGAATGGGGCCAGTGTCAGGAGAGTGGACGAGACCAGTCGCATGTGCAGATGGGGTTGGGGTTCCTCGCCTGCGCCTGCGAGATGGCTTGGAAGCAGGGCGTCGACCTGTATGCCGCGGCCGACAATCGTCTCGCAATGGGTTTCGAATACACGGCAAAATACAACTTGGGTGACGACGTGCCGTACCAACGGTACCGAAGTGTGGGAGACCGGTACGACTATCCCGCGATCTCATCCAAAGGACGGGGACGCTTCCGCCCGATCTACCAGCGAGTCGTCCATCATTACCACGATCGAATGGGGATGGACATGCCGTCTAGCCTGCGAGTCGCAGACCAGGAACGCCCCGAAGGATCGCATCGTCAACACATGTCGTGGGGAACTCTGACATCCTTTGGATTGCCGGAGGAAAAGAACGCAACGCAGAAGAACGCAACAGAGGACAAGGACGCTCCGGGCGGGATCTCACCGCCGAAGGATGCGGCGACGAACAATCCAGCGTTCGACGAATCGACGTCCCGCAGCGATTTCCCCGTGGTGCTCGGTCACGGAGTTGGCAGATTCAAAGTCGGAACGAGGATGGCTCGTGATCACTTCGAAACCCTCGACAACTGGGTCGTCCAGATTCAGCCGCGATCGGGATTCGCGCCCGCCAAGGTGATGGCGACGGGACACTCGCTTGATTGCCAGTTGCCAGGACGCGGATGCACGGTGTGGTTCAAACAGAAGCTGCCCACACGCGTTGCGATTACTTACGACGTGCTTTGCCCCACATCGAAACCGGCGATCCGGGGACAGCAGCCACGCGACATCAACAACTTTTGGATGGCGACGGATCCACTGGATCGCGACCTGGGGCTGTTCGACTCGGACCAGTACACCGGCAAATTTTCCACTTATGACAAGCTTCACGGCTACTACGCCAGCACGGGTGGGGGTGGATCGGTCGCCAACTTGACCACCCGAATGCGGCGATATCCTCGAGAAGTGGACGGCAAGCCATCCGATCATTTGGCACTGAACGACAAGGACGGAAAACCCGGCTACCTGATCACACCGGACAAAGTGATGTCGGTACAACTGGTCGCATTTGACGACGTGATCCAATACGTCGTTGATGGCAAGCTTATCTACCAAATTGCGGCCGGCGACCCAGTCCAGATCGAAGGACGCGACAGCCAAGGCAAGCCGACGGTGCGGCAGGCCAACTATGATGTCGATCGATTTCCCGTCTATCGCCAAGGCTATTTTGGGTTTCGCATGGTTGGCACCCACCATATCTATACGAATTTCCAAGTCTTTCACCTGGAACCGGCGGACGGCACGAAAACAAAACCGGCGGGTGCACCTGCCGCGGTCAAACAATGA
- a CDS encoding DEAD/DEAH box helicase produces the protein MKHFETADKETRKRTKTRKINLRHLSSVFYGLLLLRQNSPAAQKKLRQIAKVVSDWRNDYDWTELPLSAALAYQTDLIGNKHSHESFSLNQTILVCLLSGWNRIWYLSEAKTTESVKVIRASLDVCRATGADWFAAELAIILSRFPIDKNEQAELISFAKQSHQRLGTASLGDFIQPAPIWDSGLTALENLCAGTDTGSATAGQIPLNAERMIWELQYSDDGNWIELYPIVQKLGKKGWSKGRKVALGRLYENWQTSDFGYLTQQDRDICQCMIQRYDTNPYGYRETYYEFSATRVGKAIVDHPSIFHLGERDEPIQITETRPHLTIEQKGKRIKLAVQPTCGGESMSIQVDGSHRISVVQFSDRQKKIAELISNLPTIPADQQARVAQIARSIAAVIDVQSDIEAAPSSGEAIESSHGIVAQLTPYQDGLRAELFVQPLGAEGPFCRPGVGAPSVFASVGGKSLTTTRDLDAECDRLQLILTECRPLEVRTSTDDQTEWLFDECDDALELVVELQKLADQGKVTLLWPRGKSHQVAGQSSNADFRVSLKQDRDWFAASGKLTVDDELTLDLMTLLDLASAGPSRFVKLDDGRFLELTHELRQRVSDIAAFGTTMKNKVRFAPVRALVVDSLLEDTQCKTDKHWKSHLRRIQEASTIPADPPSTLQASLRDYQVEGYAWLRRLSHWNTGACLADDMGLGKTIQALGLLIERAPDGPALIVAPASVGFNWESETRKFAPTLTPKLFRDCDRDQFFDDIHPGDLIITSYGLLQSEIDRFTNVHWRTILLDEAQAIKNADTKRSQAVMQLEGDFKVILTGTPMENHLGELWNLFRFVVPGLLGSSDQFRKSFAIPIERDNCRDSRRRLKRLIQPFLLRRTKTEVLSELPARSETVLEVEMSPAEVALYEALRRKAIENITASAKEEKSSGEQHLQVLAELTRLRLACCHPSLVGGDGISGSKLALFGEKVSEVVDGKHKVLVFSQFVKHLSILRDELDGMGVSYQYLDGSTSMSKRKEAVESFQAGKGDVFLISLKAGGTGLNLTAADYVFHMDPWWNPAVEDQATDRAHRIGQQRPVNVYRFINRGTIEEQIVDLHHTKRDLADSLLAGTDRAGKLSTADLIALLKDHSLEAK, from the coding sequence TTGAAACATTTTGAAACTGCGGACAAAGAGACTCGCAAGCGGACGAAGACACGCAAGATCAATCTCCGCCACTTGTCCTCGGTATTTTATGGGTTGTTGCTACTGCGTCAGAACTCGCCTGCGGCTCAGAAAAAACTTCGTCAGATTGCCAAAGTCGTGTCCGACTGGAGGAACGATTACGATTGGACCGAGTTACCTCTATCCGCCGCTCTGGCCTATCAGACAGATCTGATCGGGAACAAGCATTCGCACGAATCATTCTCGCTAAATCAAACGATTTTGGTTTGTTTGCTCAGTGGGTGGAACCGGATTTGGTACCTCAGCGAAGCGAAAACCACGGAATCGGTCAAAGTCATCAGGGCGTCATTGGACGTCTGCCGAGCAACGGGGGCCGATTGGTTTGCCGCCGAACTGGCAATCATCTTGTCGCGTTTCCCCATCGATAAGAATGAGCAAGCGGAGCTGATCTCATTCGCGAAACAATCACACCAGCGTTTGGGCACCGCATCGCTGGGCGACTTCATCCAGCCTGCGCCAATTTGGGATTCGGGATTGACCGCCTTGGAGAATCTGTGCGCTGGTACCGACACTGGTTCAGCCACCGCAGGGCAGATTCCATTGAACGCCGAGCGGATGATTTGGGAGTTGCAGTATTCCGACGATGGCAATTGGATTGAGCTCTATCCTATTGTTCAAAAGCTGGGCAAGAAAGGCTGGAGCAAAGGACGCAAAGTTGCACTGGGGCGACTGTATGAAAATTGGCAAACCTCCGATTTCGGGTATCTGACTCAGCAGGATCGCGATATTTGTCAATGCATGATCCAGCGTTATGACACGAACCCCTACGGCTATCGCGAAACGTACTACGAATTCTCAGCGACCCGAGTCGGCAAAGCGATTGTCGATCATCCGAGCATCTTTCACCTGGGTGAACGTGACGAGCCGATTCAAATCACAGAGACTCGTCCGCATCTGACGATCGAGCAAAAGGGGAAGCGGATCAAACTGGCGGTTCAACCAACTTGCGGCGGTGAGTCAATGAGCATTCAAGTGGATGGTTCGCACCGGATCTCGGTCGTCCAGTTTTCCGATCGTCAAAAGAAGATCGCTGAACTGATTTCGAATCTGCCCACCATTCCCGCCGACCAGCAGGCTCGCGTGGCTCAAATCGCTCGCTCGATCGCGGCGGTTATCGATGTTCAATCGGACATCGAGGCCGCACCGTCCAGCGGCGAAGCGATCGAGTCGTCGCACGGTATCGTTGCCCAACTGACTCCGTACCAGGATGGTTTGCGAGCGGAATTGTTTGTCCAACCGTTGGGTGCGGAAGGTCCTTTCTGTCGCCCCGGTGTTGGTGCCCCATCCGTCTTTGCGTCCGTGGGCGGCAAGTCGCTGACGACGACACGTGATCTGGACGCCGAATGCGATCGATTGCAGCTGATCCTGACCGAGTGTCGGCCGCTAGAAGTGAGGACGTCGACCGACGATCAAACGGAATGGTTGTTCGATGAATGCGACGATGCGTTGGAGCTCGTTGTCGAACTTCAGAAGCTGGCCGATCAGGGTAAGGTTACGCTGCTTTGGCCGCGAGGCAAATCGCATCAGGTCGCGGGCCAATCGTCCAACGCCGATTTCCGAGTCAGTCTCAAACAGGATCGCGATTGGTTTGCGGCCTCGGGGAAGCTGACCGTCGACGATGAGTTGACGTTGGACTTGATGACGCTGCTCGATCTGGCCTCGGCCGGACCGTCGCGGTTCGTCAAACTTGACGACGGGAGGTTCTTGGAATTGACGCACGAACTGCGCCAACGGGTGTCGGATATCGCTGCCTTCGGGACAACGATGAAGAACAAGGTGCGTTTCGCTCCCGTGCGTGCACTTGTGGTCGATTCGTTGTTGGAAGACACCCAGTGCAAAACGGACAAGCATTGGAAGTCACACCTGCGCCGCATCCAGGAAGCCAGCACCATCCCGGCCGATCCGCCATCCACGCTGCAAGCAAGCCTACGTGACTATCAGGTCGAGGGGTACGCGTGGCTGCGGCGTCTGTCGCATTGGAACACCGGCGCGTGCCTGGCCGACGATATGGGGCTTGGGAAAACGATCCAGGCGTTGGGGTTGTTGATCGAACGCGCGCCCGATGGGCCCGCACTGATCGTCGCACCCGCCTCGGTCGGTTTTAACTGGGAAAGTGAGACTCGAAAATTCGCGCCAACGCTGACGCCGAAACTGTTTCGTGACTGCGACCGCGATCAGTTCTTTGACGACATTCATCCCGGCGACTTGATCATCACCAGCTACGGGTTGCTGCAGTCGGAAATCGATCGCTTCACCAATGTGCATTGGCGTACGATCCTGTTGGACGAAGCACAGGCGATCAAGAACGCCGATACCAAACGATCGCAGGCGGTGATGCAGTTGGAAGGCGACTTCAAGGTGATCTTGACCGGGACACCGATGGAGAATCATCTGGGCGAACTGTGGAACCTGTTTCGATTCGTCGTGCCAGGGTTGCTGGGGTCCAGCGATCAATTTCGCAAATCGTTTGCGATCCCGATCGAACGAGACAATTGCCGCGATTCGCGTCGACGGCTGAAGCGACTGATCCAACCCTTCCTTTTGCGGCGTACCAAGACGGAGGTGTTGTCGGAGCTGCCCGCCAGATCCGAGACGGTCTTGGAAGTCGAGATGTCGCCGGCCGAGGTCGCACTGTACGAAGCGCTGCGACGCAAAGCGATCGAGAACATTACGGCATCCGCCAAAGAAGAGAAGTCCAGTGGCGAACAGCATTTGCAAGTGCTTGCCGAGCTGACCCGTTTGCGACTGGCGTGCTGCCACCCAAGTCTGGTCGGCGGTGATGGAATCAGCGGTTCCAAGCTGGCTCTGTTCGGCGAGAAGGTCAGCGAGGTCGTCGATGGCAAACACAAGGTTCTGGTGTTCAGCCAATTTGTGAAACACTTGTCGATCCTGCGAGACGAGCTGGATGGAATGGGAGTGTCGTACCAGTATCTGGATGGTTCGACGTCGATGAGCAAACGCAAGGAGGCTGTCGAATCGTTCCAGGCAGGCAAGGGCGACGTGTTCTTGATCAGTTTGAAAGCCGGCGGAACGGGCCTGAACCTGACCGCGGCCGACTATGTGTTCCACATGGACCCCTGGTGGAACCCAGCGGTCGAGGATCAGGCGACCGACCGCGCCCATCGCATCGGCCAACAGCGACCAGTCAACGTCTATCGATTCATCAACCGAGGCACGATCGAAGAACAAATCGTCGATCTCCACCACACCAAGCGAGACCTAGCCGACAGCCTCCTAGCAGGAACCGACCGAGCCGGCAAACTGTCCACCGCCGACCTAATCGCACTGCTAAAAGACCACTCACTAGAAGCCAAGTAG
- a CDS encoding SDR family NAD(P)-dependent oxidoreductase, with the protein MDTGLNGKTVVVIGAARGIGRAVADAFLDEGCDVIAADADPSVLKQSRQRVTGKVIDVTNLQQVELLASESGDVSHVVFTVAVGSGHYGFPFWNVPPVEWARVLEVNLMGAVHVAHAFAPLLASRGDGSLLFYVSVAGQIGSQTDPPYSASKAALINFTQCAGKDLASSGVRVNAIAPGMVKTDLNQAVWESSRGGAPDQQGQTYEQWAAEKIRRVSPLGRWQELDEIAATTVFLASDAARNITGQTINIDGGQVMHS; encoded by the coding sequence ATGGATACTGGACTCAACGGAAAAACAGTGGTCGTGATCGGCGCCGCTCGTGGGATCGGCCGAGCGGTTGCGGATGCATTCCTTGACGAAGGTTGCGATGTGATTGCCGCCGACGCGGATCCTTCCGTGCTGAAGCAGTCACGCCAGCGGGTGACAGGCAAGGTGATTGACGTCACCAATTTGCAGCAAGTCGAGTTGCTTGCGAGCGAATCCGGGGACGTTTCTCACGTCGTTTTTACCGTCGCTGTTGGAAGCGGTCACTACGGATTCCCGTTCTGGAATGTGCCACCGGTCGAGTGGGCACGCGTTTTGGAAGTCAACTTGATGGGAGCCGTCCATGTGGCGCACGCGTTCGCTCCGCTGCTTGCCAGTCGCGGGGACGGCAGCCTTTTATTTTATGTCTCCGTCGCCGGTCAAATCGGCTCGCAAACGGATCCACCCTACAGCGCATCCAAGGCTGCACTGATCAACTTCACCCAGTGCGCCGGCAAGGACCTGGCATCCTCCGGCGTACGCGTCAACGCGATCGCACCGGGAATGGTGAAGACGGACCTGAACCAAGCGGTCTGGGAATCGAGTCGCGGTGGAGCCCCCGACCAGCAAGGGCAGACCTATGAACAGTGGGCAGCCGAGAAAATCCGACGCGTTTCTCCGCTGGGGCGATGGCAAGAGCTAGACGAAATCGCAGCGACCACCGTGTTCCTTGCGTCCGATGCCGCTCGCAACATCACCGGCCAAACGATCAACATCGACGGCGGCCAAGTCATGCACTCCTAG
- a CDS encoding SDR family oxidoreductase: MKERIAVTAASGHLGSEIVRAAIEIVGSENVVGLARTPRKAEALGVEIRPGDYTSPDDLERSLHDIGTLLLISGMDAPDKRILQHRNVIESAKRAGVTKIVYTSIQGAEEGTAFSPIVQSNRQTEEDVRNSGLSWSIGRNGIYIEPDVDYIATYIERGEIANCAGDQKCGYTTRSELAYAYARMMTGSEHNGQTYNLHGEAITQQQLAEFMNAAFGTDLKYRPMSVQEYREDRVAELGEFLGGVIAGIYEGIRMGAANNESQFAKAAGRDHVSWATYFGGLKPIKPSSGS, translated from the coding sequence ATGAAAGAACGAATCGCAGTCACGGCCGCCAGCGGTCATCTGGGCTCGGAAATCGTCCGCGCCGCAATCGAGATCGTCGGCTCCGAAAACGTGGTTGGACTCGCCCGCACGCCTCGCAAAGCCGAGGCACTCGGAGTCGAAATACGGCCCGGCGACTACACTTCACCGGACGACTTGGAACGGTCGCTCCACGATATCGGCACTTTGCTCCTGATATCCGGAATGGACGCACCCGACAAACGGATCCTGCAGCATCGCAACGTCATCGAATCAGCCAAACGGGCGGGCGTGACGAAAATCGTCTACACCAGCATCCAAGGAGCCGAAGAAGGCACCGCCTTCTCGCCGATCGTCCAAAGCAACCGGCAAACGGAAGAGGACGTTCGCAACAGCGGTCTCTCATGGTCGATCGGACGCAACGGTATCTACATCGAACCGGATGTTGACTACATCGCGACCTATATCGAACGAGGAGAAATTGCGAACTGCGCGGGCGACCAGAAGTGTGGCTACACGACGCGTTCCGAACTGGCATACGCATACGCCCGCATGATGACGGGATCGGAACACAACGGTCAAACTTACAATTTGCATGGCGAAGCGATCACTCAGCAGCAATTAGCCGAGTTCATGAACGCTGCTTTTGGCACCGACTTGAAATACAGACCAATGTCGGTCCAGGAATACCGCGAAGATCGAGTCGCCGAACTTGGCGAATTTCTAGGCGGCGTGATCGCTGGAATCTACGAAGGGATTCGTATGGGTGCGGCAAACAACGAAAGCCAGTTTGCGAAAGCTGCTGGTCGAGACCATGTCAGCTGGGCAACCTATTTCGGTGGCCTGAAACCGATCAAGCCGTCATCGGGATCCTAG
- a CDS encoding right-handed parallel beta-helix repeat-containing protein gives MNRRIGSTRPEMLETTFPSRLGNPRVMVAVLLMMAFGRTVNAGTTTEVSTLLALRSAVQSSDQTIIMKPGRYTLTELPNGSRDIPCSGSNNTIDLSDVYVAVPVGTTRRGYITISGDNNVFRGGVFEDIYPSGLDDVTDFSAYNQNRSTLAKGLNGSAVLSVSGDDNTVAGTKLTVRGSFPYGYGSIYGIGADNVYGLDKRCGILLKGKRNTVDGCEVQQRAFGHGIYMQSPADESVIKNSLVEGVMRPSKDLYLETNPRDLPARSDYKIPPKDDRSRGRRGRRERGQGRSAIGSKNRDHGRDLGTPIPTDTMIPLSEDGIRVYSKGGSVTVENCTVKKMRGGIRLYLASHATVIHSTAVDCGHTNFNMPSRGKIIGSIGNFAYAPLSDFRLSKSRQEIELTILPSPDAVGSHNLADVQGSNHSIVLHRSEGPLDTNLRPIVIHDDNSTIRNETEYPVILQPTASGNSVVSFGPVTDLGNNNTITRIQQPNADRE, from the coding sequence ATGAATCGAAGAATTGGGTCGACGCGACCGGAGATGCTCGAAACAACCTTTCCATCTCGGCTGGGCAACCCGCGAGTGATGGTGGCCGTTCTTCTGATGATGGCATTCGGTCGGACAGTGAATGCTGGAACCACGACCGAGGTGTCGACCTTGTTGGCGTTGCGATCGGCCGTCCAATCGAGCGACCAAACGATCATCATGAAACCGGGTCGCTACACGCTGACGGAACTTCCAAATGGATCCCGAGACATCCCTTGCTCGGGATCAAACAACACAATCGATTTGTCGGATGTGTATGTTGCGGTCCCCGTCGGTACCACACGCCGCGGCTACATCACGATCTCCGGCGACAACAACGTCTTTCGCGGCGGCGTCTTCGAAGACATCTACCCAAGCGGCTTGGACGACGTCACCGACTTCAGCGCTTACAACCAGAACCGGTCTACGCTGGCCAAGGGGTTGAACGGCAGTGCTGTTTTATCGGTTTCCGGAGACGACAATACGGTTGCAGGTACCAAGTTGACCGTTCGCGGATCGTTTCCGTACGGCTATGGCAGCATCTACGGCATCGGTGCAGACAACGTCTACGGATTGGACAAACGTTGTGGCATTTTACTGAAAGGGAAACGCAATACCGTTGACGGATGTGAAGTCCAGCAACGGGCGTTCGGCCATGGCATCTACATGCAAAGCCCGGCGGATGAATCGGTGATCAAGAACTCTTTGGTCGAGGGAGTGATGCGTCCCAGCAAGGATCTCTACCTTGAAACGAATCCGAGAGATCTGCCAGCCAGATCTGACTACAAGATCCCGCCAAAAGACGACCGCAGCAGAGGACGTCGTGGCCGTCGCGAAAGAGGCCAGGGGAGAAGTGCGATCGGCAGCAAGAACCGGGATCACGGCCGGGATCTGGGCACGCCGATCCCGACGGACACAATGATTCCGCTGTCCGAAGATGGTATTCGTGTCTACAGCAAGGGTGGCAGCGTGACTGTCGAGAATTGCACGGTCAAGAAGATGCGGGGCGGCATTCGCTTGTATCTGGCCAGCCATGCCACCGTTATCCATTCCACAGCGGTGGACTGTGGTCACACCAATTTCAACATGCCGAGCCGAGGGAAGATCATCGGTTCGATAGGAAACTTTGCCTACGCTCCGTTGAGCGATTTTCGATTGTCCAAATCAAGGCAAGAAATCGAACTGACAATCCTGCCGTCCCCTGACGCCGTTGGCTCCCACAATCTTGCTGACGTCCAGGGCAGCAACCACAGCATCGTTTTGCACCGATCCGAAGGCCCTTTGGACACCAACCTGCGTCCAATCGTGATTCACGATGACAATTCCACCATTCGCAATGAAACCGAGTATCCCGTGATCCTGCAACCGACCGCCAGCGGCAATTCGGTGGTCAGTTTCGGGCCGGTGACGGACCTTGGAAACAACAACACCATCACACGAATTCAGCAGCCCAATGCAGATCGTGAATAG